A section of the Castanea sativa cultivar Marrone di Chiusa Pesio chromosome 12, ASM4071231v1 genome encodes:
- the LOC142620315 gene encoding uncharacterized protein LOC142620315, with protein MPGEELFLYLVVSSAAISAAFIREEGKVQKPVYFISRALRGAKERYPPMEKLAFALVTAARKLKPYFQAHTINVLTDRPLRRAMSNPETAGRMALWAIELSEFDIQYQPWTTVKGHILADFVAEFTTVEEQGAEETPTWKIHTDGSFNKRTEGAGVVLNTPEGDKIECMIHLDFTTTNNKAEYEALVSGLELAIVAGAKKAVVYSDSQIVAS; from the coding sequence ATGCcgggggaagaattgttcctgtaccttgtCGTCTCCTCAGCTGCGATCAGTGCAGCTTTTatcagagaagaaggaaaggtacaaaagcccgtgtactttataaGCCGGGCACTAAGAGGAGCAAAAGAAAGATACCCACCGATGGAAAAACTCGCATTTGCTCTTGTGACTGCGGCCCGgaagctcaagccatattttcaagcacacaccATAAATGTCTTGACAGATAGACCCCTACGGAGAGCAATGAGCAATCCCGAAACGGCTGGACGGATGGCTCTATGGGCAATCGAGCTAAGTGAGTTCGATATCCAATATCAGCCATGGACGACAGTGAAAGGACATATATTGGCAGACTTCGTTGCCGAATTCACTACCGTagaggagcagggggcagaagagacgcccaccTGGAAAATTCACACAGATGGATCTTTCAATAAGCGCACTGAGGGTGCTGGAGTCGTACTcaacaccccggaaggagacaagattgaatgcatgatccatCTGGACTTCACCACTACTAACAACAAAGCAGAATACGAGGCCCTGGTTTCGGGACTGGAACTCGCAATAGTGGCAGGAGCTAAGAAGGCGGTCGTCTACTCTGATTCGCAAATCGTGGCCAGTTag